CCATTCCAAGAAGGGAAAGACTCTGGCATAAATTCACTACCTACAAATATCCACATTTGTCCTCTATGAGTCCATGGGACGGCCCCTCAGGAAGAGAACCAACTTGTGAAGAACTGAGAGCAATGTGGCGTTTCTCAAAACGCCAGTCACGCATCACAGAACTCACTAATGAGGTACCAATGTACAAAGATCCATTTGCTTATAACGTTTGGGAACCATATGGACATACAAGATCTCTAGGAAATGATATTCTGGATGCCAGAGGAAGAAACTATGTCTATGGCACAGTTGTTCATTATCCACAACAACGTCAGCCTTCTGAAGCTCGACAAAAGTACAGTCCCTATGATGAAGTAGTTAGGCTTCTTCATCGATCACCCTACATGAGCCCCTCACCAGTTTATGCGTCTGCTCACCAGCCATCTCCACGTTACAGTAGATTTGAAGAATTAAAAAACATCATACGAGCAGAGAGAGCCcaagagcagcagcagcaacagcagcagctgcaagaacaacaacaacaacaacaacaaatgcctgTCAGATCTCAGATAGTGGGAAGTGATTCTGACTATTACATCTCTGAGGACTCAGAATTTCCAAATGACGAATATCGTATCAGTAGCTATGAAAGTAGCGGTAACGCTCAGAACATAATGCCACCTATGATCTACGGAGTACCAAATGAAGCAATGTATTCAGACTCTCTGCCACCTAAGATGTACAGAGCTGAAGATCAGTTTTTAATGGGTTCTCAGACCAATGATCATATGTATAATGATCGTTCACAGGAGTATATCGATGAAGTAAGtatgaaaaataattataattattatcagTAGCTTTTAGCCATTATTTATTATATTCCTAAACACTGCTATTATGCTGCGTTTAGCCTCAGTTAAACGCTCCCAGAAAATATTAGAACTATACTTTATACTTTCTCACTAACTGTATGTGACATGAAAGATGTTTATGATTTCGATACCTTGCATGTACATATTTAAAAGATCAATAATATATTCCAAGCAGTATCCAAAAATACTTTCATTGTGTTCATTGTGTAAAAtaatacttttctttcttttcttatgtattgACCATCCCAATATTTTATATTAGTTGCTCTCAACCCAGTATCCATCTTCTGTCTTGGAATGGTGACCATTAACCCCACCTCTTCCTCCCATCCCCATCGAAAGTCCTAGTTTAACTCAGTCACAGCATCCCTTGTGCAAAATTTTTTCCATGTACAAAGCACTGCCATACTCACATCTGCAAAACAGTAAACTTTTTTGAATAAGAAACATACATTGTGATGTATTAAATTTACTATGtccaaaaatacttttttatggTATCAATGAGATCTTCCTAAATTTCTAAAACAAAATCATAAATGTCAGTACCAAACACGTATCTGTAAAATTTGACATCTTAAACAGATCAGAATTAATTGGTAAATTGTGAATACGCTGATAACAATGTATTGATGGGAGACTTTTAGAAAGAATGCATACGTCAGACTTTAAATAATACTTGACAGAgacatattattttattaataaactACTGACCAttataatccattaaattttgggcatgcagccgcACAATTAAAATTTCTTGCACTATTATTTCGGCCGCGTTTAGCCTCAGTTAAACGCTCTTAGCAAatattacgagggtcattcaataattaaagagacaaattggtctggagaaaaaagagtttattcttacaaaacaatactttttctacttttcaacataaaccccttgaacatttatgcacttattcAAACGGTCTATAAGTTTCTTTTTTAAtcccggctgcaaagaactctttatcttgatatttgaactaatttcccacaaactttttcacgtcctcgttgcccTGTAACCTCTTCCTGCGTAATGCCTCCttgagtgcaccaaacaaatggaaatcactaaatgctaaatcaggactgtaagaaggatgaggcagtactttccagcccattttgtcaatggttccacgggttagttgagcaatatgaggacgtgcattgtcttgctggagaatcacacctcacCTCTGAGATCCTCGACGCCTCTCTCTCATGGTTGGCTTCACCTTTTTCAAAAGCAAATCCGattagtattggctgttcattttaCACTGCTCTTCGAGATAAGAACAAAAAACTGGagcttcagcatcccaaaacaccgtcaacatgacttttcctgatgATACTTGggttttgattttttcttgtgcTCCCActtcatgctttgtctttttgattctggctcataatagtgaacccaagtttcatcgcaagttaaaattttgttgaggaagtgctcaccttcttttTCATAACGTtcttttagctctgtgcacactaaCCTTGTTTCCTTCTGTAgcagcgtcaactcctttgggacccctCTTGCACACGTTTTGCTGTACCTCAGCTTGttgcagataatgttatgaactgtacctaTACTAACGTGAACCTTataaactatcatttccacagtcacacggcagtCTGCACGAATAatatcatcaattcgactttcaagtgaggaagttgaaactgcaactggtcatccagaacggtgttcgtcagtcactgagtcgcgaccatttttgaactgctctaccaactTGAATAatatcatcaattcgactttcaagtgaggaagttgaaactgcaactggtcatccagaacagtgttcgtcagtcactgagtcgcgaccatttttgaactgctctaccaactTGCAAAAATTTGCAGGATtcgtacaaccttcaccataaactttagacgttttacagtatatattcactggtttctagccttcagcaagtaaaaaacgaatgacAGAACATTGTTCAACTAATTTGGACGTTTCAGTTTGAAatatatttttgaggttataaacaaaagaaGGTTGATACATCAGGTGATCAGGCCTCATCCAAGTGAtgacaacttaaagccataaaagtaccaaacttgccctagtaACAGTTTCGCCCCAAAgcagtttgtctctttaattattgactgaCCGTCGTAGAACTATGCTTTGTACTTTCTAACTAACTGTATATGGCATGAAAGATGTTTAAGATTTCGATACCTTACATGTGCACTATTAAAAGATCAGTAACATATTCCATTGTGATCATTAGTAAAATAacacttttttcttttgttatgtACTGACCACACCCCCAATATTTTATATCAATTGTTCTCAACCTCTTACAACCTAGCGTCCATCTTCTGCCATGGAATGGTGACCATTAACCCCATTTTATTTGCACTGCTCCATGCCCAAAATTTTACggactattcattacgccacgAAAAGTTGAAATGTATTGACCATTATAATTGCAACACGACACAGGAGGCATGCAAGTGTTGTCAGATTGTCATCAAGTCTACTAAATATGAGTACACGGTATGTAAATCATTAACATTAGTAGTGGAACAAAGTCAGCATCACTCTACTCTCCAGTGTTGCCGATGTATCCAAGACGGCGGTGACGATGTCatgcaagatggcggcctgtagacttggcaacactgcataacgtcatccaagatggctgctttTGGCGGGAAAGTTCCACATCCCTCCCCTCccacagaaaatggcaggaagttaaaATTCCAACAACACACtgcggctacctccactaacctaggaaAATGGGGAGAAAGTAGGTCacttcggctacctccactaatctaagtcatccgATCGCATCTCTTAATACGAATTGgtcggaaaaggactcagcctgtgctggatagtaAGGACATAAGTctctattttgcaggcagtcttgatttaaacaatttgaggcagtaccgcCATCCACTGTGTCCACCACAAGGTCTAGAGTcaaactgatctagtacacagtactgccaccagagggcactgtcgttcctcctgtgatgtaatccaacatGGTGGCCTGGAGGGAAAAATGGCAAGGAAAATGACTcaacctgcactgggctgctggagagaggaaggagtgcactttattcattttggaacaatttatttagggacggatttcacatagttcatttattacactgatacaaaacactcgctctgatgtgcttggggtcgtaatacacagtctgcagacctgcaaactactcataaataatgcagtacactgatgtacagacatgcaaacaacttgtaaattactgaaataatacagcacacagcatacagacctgtaaactacacgTAAATCATCGAAATAATTCAGTACACCaaagtgcagacacgaaatcaacttgtaaattatcaaaataaaggatgtaaaacgctctgcagacacgctaaCTACATGTAAACTGTAAAAAAACCGCTTAGCAGAGCCTAccgacctgctcgcaaaataatgcaacatacACGCAAATAATCCTTCAAAAAAAAGGCTCCAAAAGATCGCACACACCGTCCGCCGCCCCTTGTCTACTGCACTGCACAGGACGCTACCACACACGCTCCCAAAAGTCGGGATGCACCGGCAGCCCGAACAACGTGACGACGCAGCCGTCAGCTGCCGAGCCACGCAAAGGTACCCATTTACgtcccgcaagcatgaggtggtggcatccctttcatacttgcccCTCAGAAATTCcgctcgaaatacgtgttcacctaggcaccattgctaaCGTGACAGGATGGGAGCAAAGACCTAATTGCAGAGCGACCCACCCTCGAAGATGCTGCAGAAATCTGTTCCATTGCTTTCCAGAATAGCACACACTGCTTTCTCTTCCTTGTGATCATACCGGGTCACTTCAGCTGCGTCTATCTGTGCACGCAAGCTTACCTGCCCAGTGTGGCTCACTCATTGCCATGAAATGCAAGCGCGTAGCTACAAACCATCGCAATGCATCTAAAAAAGTTCTCAATGTCATACTGATGTCATGTGGCTGTCTAAAATAAGGAAAAAGTCGACCTCtcgggaattgtatagtgtcccagatatAGTTAATGCACGCTTTTGTAGGTGTTTTTGTGATGTCTCAGCCTGTCTGCATGGGAATTGTCCAATGCATTCTTCCTTGCGGTCCTAACATGTCACTCCATCCATCACATATtaaccttcctgctttcaacacacacaaaaggtctcaccgctatgtagagactcctctatcccagcacaaaggatttcttgtgaatgaatggagcattatgatagactcttatcgaatttacccgccgaattacttaTGCTGCCACTGTGGAAGCATCGtccacctttcttttctttctgcagacgagactttcagtggaaaaaaactattttacacagtttgCTAtactgcaccgacaattaaacatTACAATGTGAcccacagatcgtcaaatatggaaagactcttactcaattacactgctctccctctGAGGACACGAGATTGAATATTAGAgaatgaaaccgatctccaacccagcaatatatcactgtgtaccgtatcgatgtagtaaacatacaattcgtatcctgcaccatacaaaatcaccacttt
This sequence is a window from Schistocerca nitens isolate TAMUIC-IGC-003100 chromosome 3, iqSchNite1.1, whole genome shotgun sequence. Protein-coding genes within it:
- the LOC126247971 gene encoding uncharacterized protein LOC126247971, encoding MRSSTIIGILVCVSAAVFSMSIPRRERLWHKFTTYKYPHLSSMSPWDGPSGREPTCEELRAMWRFSKRQSRITELTNEVPMYKDPFAYNVWEPYGHTRSLGNDILDARGRNYVYGTVVHYPQQRQPSEARQKYSPYDEVVRLLHRSPYMSPSPVYASAHQPSPRYSRFEELKNIIRAERAQEQQQQQQ